CAAAAAcgcttcaatgcaacaattcatatccaatttgctaTTTGAGTCAAAATTATCAGAAGTAGATACtttagcccttgtttaggaatattAGAATGataaggaataatcacataataaatcacaattgcaattagattatttttcaaaatcgttcagccctacttccTCTGTAATAATAAAGTTCACCCTAGCATCAATTATAACATAAATTTCGTAATTTGATAACATAGCACATTAACCggataaatacagaaaaagacattaagtttgttactttttatgctttttaaagaCCCCCTTCACACATTTTATGATCTAATCATCTACTCTGGTCTAGTGAAGCAAACGCAAGAGCACATTCTGCAGCACAGCTCGTACCAAAATCCAGAATTAACTGCATGTTATTTAAGTGTAGAGCCGTTACCTTTGCATCCTCCTCGGTCACTGCAGCAGTATCAGAGATCTTTCTCTTGGTACCGTTTCCTTTGCCCCTTCGTGTGTTCACAAACACAGTGGAGCTGGAAACTTCCTCCTTGGTTTCTTTACCCTCCTGAGCACTGTCCTGGAGTGCATGTTCTTCCTCTTCAACTGCAGAAACGCTATCTTCTTGCTCCTGAATATCATCACAACAATACACCAGTTAAATGAAGTAACCTTGTGTTGGGACTAGTTTGTGAGTGACATGGCGTTGAAAAAGCATATTACACTCACCTTCTTTTGCTCGTCTTCGGTATTTACTTGTTGATAATGCTGCTTGATCGCCTTCAACAGCTTATCTGCCTATTTtggggcaaaaagtagcaattTACACGCATAACAAATCAGAAGCCCATCAGCAAACGACAAGGTAACCGTTAGCAAAACAGAAGCGACCATTGAGATGACTTCCATGATTTACTAGGCTTGTTTTGAAGATACAAAACCGTTACCTTCATGTTGGCCTTTAGTCCGAGCTCCTTGGCAATGCTCCGCAACTCAGCATATTTCATGGAGTCAAAATCCATATTGAAGTAGGAGTTTATTCCGCTTAATAAGAAGTCGGCATACACACACGTTGGATTTAGCTGTGCCGTGGTTCCTGTGGCGGCGCCTGACGGTTAAAACTACTCCGATTTAAAACAGAGCCAACGGAGCAGTTTGATTGGCTACTGAGTGAAACCGGATGTATCTCGCAGCCAATGAGAGCgaagatgctttttttttcatatcgcAGAGGCCGTTGTCTGCAGAAACTTCTTCTTCCTTCGGCGTTAGCATGTGATTTTATGCTtgaattgagttttttttttcaaacatttggttaatatttaaatttgtattCATAGGCTGATTTAACGAGCTAATTGAGAGGAGATATGTCAACTGTATAATCAATATTCCGGATGGTGGCACTGTTACGCCGAACAAACGTACCTCGCGTTCAAGGTGCTCAATGGATGCTCGGATTTCTTAATTTCTGGAAGCGTTTTTATGAGCATTTAATCATGATATAAAGCAGTCTTGTTCATCAATAAAAATCCTTGGCAACAGTCTAATATTTCGTATTTTATTGCTCTGACtatatttttacagcagctaGCAGCCAAAAGCTACCATCAAAACCATGTCACATAAAACATAATGTAATAACTGGTCAGAAATAAAGGtctcttttcaaaatgtttcatgTAATCGAAAAAAACATAGATTGTAATTTTAAGTTATCACCAAACTATCGATTTTAAAGTCGTTGTCACAACTTGAGAGGGCCTTCACAAGAATGAAAATTCCCCATGGGAAATGTCGTTAAATTATTCCGACACCACCTGAACGCATACTAGCGTCACAGCGCGCCGAAGTTGAACAGAGTGGAGAGACATCCTGAGGACTGCCAGTGTCTAACTCTCCGGAGCTTCATTCAACTTTCATAATCATGGAATTTGACGGGAGTGTACTGGTTAAATGTAACGACGAAGAGCTGCATCTAAAGTTAGATCACAAACAGCGGATGACTCTCCACTGTCAGCAGTGTAACACGGTGCTTGGAGACTCCTACGGCATATGTGGAGAGGTTAAAAGTATGGACTCTATCCTGTGTCTGAGTAAGTTTCTAGCACTCCAGACTCACTTATGATAAAAGAGGTGTCTTTGTGTTTTAGATATCGATCAATCGAATTATGTTGCTAAATTTACTTGGCGATGTCAATTTAGTAAGCGAGTAGATTGATGTAAGTATGGTGGCTCAGCGGGGTCAAATTCAGTCACTTCACAAACAGATTTGTCAGAAGAGTAGGTTAAATTGTGAGGCTAAAAATGCCTGTTTAAATAGTGTTATTAGGTCTTCCAACTGACAGTCACAGTTTCTTCTGTCTCAGATTGTGTTCTTTCACACTCAGATACCGGCATTTGGGGGCGTGGTCATTTGCTGGAGTCGCAAACAAACGGAACACACCTTTACTTTGCATGACGGATGTGGATCAGACAGCTTGAAGCTGTGCTGTACAGGGAGCCACCACAACTAGATAAATCAGGACTGTTCTTATCGCCATATCATCAAATCAAGATccaaatttcttaaaattttcgATCATAACcaagtgtttttgaaaaattgaCCTGGAAGAGATTGAgatatttccttcaaaataaaagcacatcatagactttttgctgcatgactttttttttctgcaacacaCTTAAAATGACTTCACgaccaaccagttgagaaccaattattaaaacattaatattttgatttttcagtttttcagggTTAGTGATGTATCACTGGTTATAATAATACACTTAATCACTAATATATTGTTAACTTATAacctgctgtttctctgtcttcAGAGGTGACTGATGATGTGGTCATGAGTGATGTAAAAGAGCTGGGACAGAAAGGAGAACTGGCAAACTGGTGAGTGAAAAACAACAGTAACTGGGTGTTTGGTATATTCCATATCTGGTCATAGTAATTGTTGAGTGAATATAGTATTACACCCTTGTATAGACATTTTATAGACAAAAGCATTACATGGCTCAAATTAAGAATTTTGCTTAAGTCTTTTAtcttttatgaataaaattgatATAATGTTGACTTCTCCTCAGTCCACATCTTCTACTTCTTCTGTTTCACTGTGGTTGGTTCCTTTCAGCATCTACAGTTCTCTAAAATGTCGATGCTGTCGCTTCTTTGTGGGGAAAGTCATCCATGCATCCCCGTCCCGTTGGGCCACAATTCGCTCACTCTTCCtgctttacaaaacaaacatccGCTGGTAAGCTTTGCTAGAACACAAACATATTGATTTGTTATGTACTAACAGATTTACTGCCGTcaagagaggcaaaaacaaacaagagccGTGTGAGACTTGTCCACTGCATGATTTGCTTTCTTAAAGCACAGGTGACAGgcaacaaacatgttttttactatgattaaaaaagagaatgtgctgatttttttagtcttttattgtgttttcttttctttgtcttgtttctcTCTGTAGTTACATCCTCAACAGCAGCTCAATGGTGAAAGCATCATCACTGACAACATTTGATGTGAATGCTTTTAGAGTAAGCATCACTGAGGTGAGGTAAAATTTAATGTGCACAATCTGATGATCAtgataaaaaaacagctctgtactttttaatttgtgttctTATTCTGCAGGCTAGACAGCAGTTTGAATCACAGTTGGACCAGACGTCTCACGTTAAGAGCAGACTGTCTGACAGGAGTGTGAGCAGTCAACTAGACAAGTAGTTCTCTAAACATCTGTATGTGATGtaaattgatttcttttcatggaatgtttttggtggtgaaCGATTTTTTTAGTGCattgtttgaattttgtttGAGCCCCTTACATAAAGACATCTATTATTCATCTACATGACTTCAGACACTTTTTTCTATAACAAGTATCAGTTCTTGGGCACACATGGCCTTGCAGTTAGGTTGCGCCCGATGTACGTAGGTTCCACTCCGGCCCATGGCTCCTTTCCTACATGTCTTTCACccactctttcatccctgtttctgactataTTCACAGTCCTcctctttaaataaaagcacaaaagccCCTAAATATATTACAATTTAAAAGATGTATGAATTCAGGCACAGTTTAGGTACCACCTCCACTTAAAAAAGTATCGATTTAGtccctccatccatctattttcttaCGCTTATCTGGGACTGGgtcgcagtggcagcaggctaagcaagtccacccataCATTCCTCTCCCCAGCagcattttccagctcttcctgggggattccgaggcattcccaggccagatgagatacgTAATCCCTCCAGTGAACATGGGTCTACCCCGGGGAATCCTTCCAGTtgggaggtgaccaggaggcgTCCTGAttagatgcctgaaccaccccAACTGGCTCCTTTAGAGGCGAAGGAGCAGCTCTACTTCGAGCTCCCTCTGAATGTCctagctcctcaccctatctctaaaaCTGAGCCTAGCCACCCTCCTAAAGGGAACCTGCGTTCTTATTCTTTCGGTCACCGCCTAAGGCTCATGTCCGTGTGTGAGGGTTGGAACGAAGATCaaccggtaaattgagagctcCCTCTTCACTACGACAGTCTAGTACAATGTCTGCAATACTGACAATGTTGCActaatccacctgtcaatctcacagtccattcgtggacaagaccccgagatacttgaactccttaaATTGGGCCAAAGACACCCTCCTCgccttggacttggaggtgcaGACCCTCATCTCAACCGCACTCAGCCACAAACCACCCCAATGCCTGCTGGAGGACCCCGTTGAGGAAGCCAAGCGAACCACATCGTCTGCAAAAAGCAGCCatggaattctgaggtcacCCATTCTAAAAACCCTCCCACCCCTGGCTGTGCCTCAAGATCTTGTCCATAAAAATCACTAACAATTTGGTTATACAGAGACCTGATGGGTTGCTGAGTGGCCCCGGGACTCCATATTCCCTCAGTACCCCCCATGGGATATGGCTGTAAGCCTTGTCCAAATCCACAAAATGCATGTAGACTGAATGAGCAAACTCCCACACTCTCCCTCAAGAAGCCCAGCAAaggtaaagagctggtccagTGTGCTACGACCAGGACAATATCAGATTGTTCTTCCTGAATCTAAAATTTGCTAATTGTTCAGAGCCTCCTCTCCAGCACCCTGGAGTAGACTTTCCCTGGGAGGCTGAATAGTGTGATATCCCAATAATTGGAGCACACTCTCTGGtcccccttttaaaaaaataggaaCCACCACCCCGGTCTGCCACTCCATACGTATTCTCAGTCTTTTATGTGAAACTGAAGAGGTGTGTCAACCACGGCAGGCTTGTATTGAGGAAAAATCCGAATGATATTCAACCCTAGGTGAGAGGGAAGTCTTACTTGACTTACTTTAGCTGCTGCCACTGTTATCCAACCCTAGAGTAAGTGGAATAAGATGGATGAATTAACCTACAATTTCTTAATGTTCATGCAAAATCTGAGACATCAGCATCAACTGTGCAGCTATAAATAGAACATTAGGCATTTTGGACCCTGAGATGCTCAGAGGAGTCTGTGTCTGCAGTGGAAAtgtgaaaagttaaaatgttatgAAGGAAAGCATTGTCGATGACACTTGACTAAATCTGTGCTGCAAAGATACTATTGTGTAAAAGCTCTCAGTAAGCACAAACAATGATTCAGTTGGCACCATGCTGCATTTTATTGCTGAATTTCTGATAcagatttcttctttttttcttagttaaTAATACAAAACCAGACAAGAGGCTCACACATAATAAGCATGCCCATATCCTCCCCCTGGAGTGCATAGTTTCTACACAGTCCACTTCCTCAGTGGAAAAGTTGatcaacaaagaaaaatcatcttacctaagattttttttttttttaacatgggaACAAAATGTAGAAGGATGTTTCTCAGCTGCACAGCCAGAAACAGaaacacttctctgtttggtcTTTTTTGGTGCAGTAAACCACAGCTGATGATCAAAGCTACTTCATGCTTGCCGCCGTGTCAAACAACCGTTCCCTACTTTATCACAGAACATCTGATAATGCACATTTCAGTAGCCTAATTACACTCATTCACATTACAAAGTTGGATTATTGCATGCAATACAAATCATTCATTATTCTGCTAAAAGTCATGCATATTTTTTAAACCCATATATCCATTGTTGCTAGACGCCTACTTGCTTATAAATTGTGATTATAAATCCCAACAGAGCATTACAGGGTTTTTTTCAGAACACAGTAGTCAAGACAGGGTGGTGATGACGGTGCAAGTCAGTACGTAGAGAGAAAGTGCTGTTCAAACAAGAACCAAGTGCGTTCAGTAAGTCTTTTGCAGCCACAGAGTGATTAAAAGTTCCTAAAAGACGGGTTGGAAGGGTTCTTGATATAAAAATGCTACAAGGGGTTAAATTAAAGCATCTTTCATGTACTGTAAAttatgttttggtgctgaaagaATACAAGACAAAGCTTTATTTTTGCATGTCGGATATTTTAGTGATGCCATGATGCTACAGCTGTCCTAACAATAAGTACTGCTTTCTAAAGCCAAATATTTTAATACTAACCCCAAACTAAAGTGACAAACAGATAGCTACATTAGGCATATAAgaggggaagaaaaaatcctttCCACATGACGTGACAGACGCCTTTAAACACTTACACCCTGGCACTAAAATCATGCATTATTGTAGGTTATTGCTTCTAAAACTCTAATCAAATACAATTTTATGGATTAAAATATATCGCTCTGAATCCCCAAACTATGAGGTATTATGTACAAGATGTCATATGAGAGATCTTAACTCTTGGACTAAAAACTAGCAGTAATATCAAATCTATGACTAAATGTTATATTCTCTACACGTTTCTACAGTTTGAATGCCTCCGTGTCTCGGTGATAGCCGGATCTGGAGGTTTTTGGGTTGTCTGTTTATCCATTTGTGCCATTGTTGTAAATGTGATATCTATGGAGTATTTTGAGGATTTTCTCTGAACTTTACCTTCATGCTGACTGACAAAAGGATGATCTGATCAGATCCTTGAGGTCGTAGAGGTTATAGGGCCTCATGTTCATTGCTCATTTGTGAATTTGTATCTTGACATGCTTTAAAGGATTTTCTACATTTCTgaaaatatccactctgacagAAGGAGGACCTGTTTGGATTTTGGGCCTCATGGTTATCCCTCTTTTGTCTATGTGGACTCTCAATTACGCTTTAAGGGATTTTCCTGAAACTCTTCCCAAATGTCCACTCAGACTTAAGGATAAACTGATTTAGTTTTGGAGGTTGTGGGTCAAAATAATGAGGCCTCATATTCATCTCTCTCCTGTTTAAGTACTATCTTAGTGATGCTTACGGGATATTATTCAAATAATGCAAATATGTCCACCCCGACTAAAGGATGtgcagtttagatcttggagGTCCAAGACGAAGTCACTGGATGGGCCTTTATTCTCACCCATTGCTTGTGAATTTAGTGTCTCAAGAATTCTTCAtggatttctttattttttacaagtgTCCACTCTGACAAAGAGATTTTGAAGGTCTAGGTGTAGGTCAGTTGGCCTCATGTTcacctgttgtttttaaatgtgctatccTAAGAATACTTCgatggattttcttcaaacttttcaccagaatccactctgactcaagggaCAACTTAGTATATTTTGAAGGCTgtaggtcagaggtcaaggttATTGGGCCTCATGTACATCCCTTGCTTTTGAACAGGATATCTGAAGAATTCTTTCAGGGATTTTCTTTGAACTTTTCAAAAGTGTCCACTCTGACACAAGGATgaactgactagattttggAGGTCTGAGGTCAatgtcattgggcctcatgttaaACTCTTTCTTGCAAATGCAATATCTCAGGAATACGTGGACaggttttcttcaaactttgcacacatgtcCACTTTGACCCTAGGATAAACTGACTACATTTCAGAGCTACAAGTCAATCAAACACCAAACCAGTCCTTCTGCTTGAGACCCACCACCATACTTTCATTGTCCAGCATTTGTAAACCTCATGGAGGCATATCACCACTAAGCTATAGTTCTAGTTAAATACATGACTATTTTTGGGATCTTTTTGGTTACTGAATAACTGCTACCTTTTTCTTTTGATGCTTGACTAAACAAGAATACAATTAAGGACATCTCTTCATCCTTTTTAAGAACACAGAGGAGATCTGTTACTTATAACATGCATATATAAAATGACATAATTCAATAATGTGCATACCCTGATTGTGTCTTACCTAAACTGTATTTTCATGATGGAACTTATTCTACACCAAAGACATGGAATAAAAAAGGAGATGTCGCATGATTTAAGATTTGAGGGCAAAGCTGTACCTAAATGTTGAGTGTTTGGAGGTTTAGTTTGTAAGACTTCACCTCATTAATTGTTCTGAGCTCCAGCTTAGTCTAAGAATGAATTTAACTACTCTTCATAAAGCAAGCATCACTACTGGTCATGCATGGCTACTATAATGTTGGCACCACAGTCCCGCTAAATAAGCTAATGCACATGAGTCTATACATATCTTAATGGAAGACATTGGTGATTTTGTTGCTTTCAAACAACTTGTCACTTGTTTATACAATATACAGTTTGGTCAACAACATGACAGTTAAGATCAAATATTGCACAAATCCcggaaaatgtgatttttgaaaaaatataaaataattttttataaagaaagaaaagttaaaacaagAGACCAGGGTGTTCTTCAGGGATAAAGCAGCTTTCTCAGCTCTGATATCTGATAGATTTTACAGGACAAAGTAATCTCTAATATTTCCTCGCAGTTTATTCACGACATGGTGAATTCTCTCTACCTGCAGCATGTAGAGGATTTCCTGTTTTGGGATCGCTTATCATTGCAAAATACCAAAGGGGAAAACAAGACTAGAATATGTTTAATCTGCTGAAAAGGTTATATATGAGAAGTGGATGTAGCATTAGGATTTTAATGGTGAAGCCAATGCATAATTAAGCCTGCTGTCTTTCTGATGACAACAGGGGAGTGCTTCAAGATGTTTTATAGTTTActaaatgttgcattttaatCAATGCAGTTTCATAATTGTCCTCTGGTTCGTTGATTATGGGAAAAATTAAGTTGTGCTTTAAAAAAGGAACCTTTTCAGACAAAATTTCATCTGCAAAGcctttgagaaaaggcagaatgCAATGTTTAACACCAAGCtctaaaaggaacattttaagGAACTTGTGATGACTTAAATTAAGCAGGCTGTAGAAAATAATGGACGATGTCTGAGTCACCTCATCCATTCAGTTACTAAAGGAGGCTTTTGAAACCAATTCATGGCAGCTGTTTGATGAAAACATAGCCTGAAACTAACTCTTGGTGAACCTAGAAGCAGGCAAAGAGGTGGAGGTGAGGCAGACATTAAGCCTCCTTAACTTTGTGTAATTGATTTTATGtccttttttcaactttatttaggTGGAGGCTTCAAATAAGCACTGAGTTTTCTGACTCTTTTGCACTGTATATAATCTATTCCTGCCATTTTaactgtgcaaaaataaaaccaaaacaaacagttAAACATGCTGGCTTGCAGTCATATCAGCCATGCAAGCTGTTCATGTATCcttcttaaaactaaaacaaaacgcTAATCCCTCGTATGGTGTGTGTGCCTATAGAGGTATGAACTATTCCACCAGgctgtttatttctgcagaaagCATGGTTATTTTACCTCTGGTGCTTCTGCAGTCAGCCTCAAATGGACACTCTGAAACTGTCAGGTTTTTGGACTCCTGCTTTGGCCTCATTTTTCAATCATTGAGGTTGCTGTATGACTGCAACTTTATTTCTTATGTCTTGTAAACCCGTAAGAGTCTGTGTGCATATCACGTGATGTAAAACACAGCCACTTAAACAACTTAACATAGCTTTGGCGGTTAACTCGACTCTGCTAACCTCTTACCATTTTCAATTTCAGACTTGTTAGTCAAATACAGTCACTATGTTTGCAAAATGATCAAGACTGACATGAAAAAGAGGCCaatacagcagaaaaacagaactCAAGAAACTCCAACATGGCTACATCCACTCCTCATATAAAAGcaacagtgatttaaaagagaCTAAATGGAAAAGTAAAAGGGATATAAGGGGGATTTAAGGCAAtccaaaagcagaaataaagcaACTTCTACTAAGGAGACTATTAAGGTAAGAAAGTTGGCCTCGTCTTTCATAATTTAAGACTTACTGAATCTCTTTGTTGCAAAACATGAGGGATCTTTAGGTTTCAGTCCACCGTGCAGATTCTGACCCTACTTGCTGTTTGTGAATAAACCTGCAGACTTGACAAAGCAGAGCACAAAATACAAGAACCATTACACCACATGCATAGGGGACCGCAGTTTAAGCAAGCTGACATTTGCCTCGTGATGGTTAAACTAAAAAAGTAAATGACAGTGTGTATCGTGTGCTTCTGGGCTGCTCTGTTGTCTCTTGTTACCTATGTCAAACATAAACCTGCAGACCTAACCCGTTTGGGTTTGACTCATTAAACTGCTGTGGCGCTGTGCAACCATTATTTGTTTTGATCACGCTCTCTTCCATTCCTGTTTGACTTGTTATGACGATGAGGTAgtgcaaaattaaaactaaaacacccTTTGAGTCTAGTTTAATCACAGGCCTTGATCGTTGCTACAGTATCTTGTGTCTTTACTTTTTTCCCAGAAAATGTGGAGCAGTTTGTTCATTATCAAACTGTGCTGATCTAATTACAAAGCAtgtggggattttttttagattcagCTGACTACGTTTACATGCAGCCTGGGAGAAATAAAACCCAAATCATCCTGCATAAATCAGCTTTCTCTGGGCCTTTTAGCCAACTTAATGACAGAAAACCCAGAGTGTGGATACATGTAAACATAGTCAGAAAATGGGATGGAAGTCAAACTTTTACACAATCCAGGCAGAGGTCCTGATG
This genomic window from Cheilinus undulatus linkage group 18, ASM1832078v1, whole genome shotgun sequence contains:
- the oip5 gene encoding protein Mis18-beta isoform X2, producing MEFDGSVLVKCNDEELHLKLDHKQRMTLHCQQCNTVLGDSYGICGEVKSMDSILCLKVTDDVVMSDVKELGQKGELANCIYSSLKCRCCRFFVGKVIHASPSRWATIRSLFLLYKTNIRCYILNSSSMVKASSLTTFDVNAFRARQQFESQLDQTSHVKSRLSDRSVSSQLDK
- the oip5 gene encoding protein Mis18-beta isoform X1, with protein sequence MEFDGSVLVKCNDEELHLKLDHKQRMTLHCQQCNTVLGDSYGICGEVKSMDSILCLKVTDDVVMSDVKELGQKGELANCIYSSLKCRCCRFFVGKVIHASPSRWATIRSLFLLYKTNIRCYILNSSSMVKASSLTTFDVNAFRVSITEARQQFESQLDQTSHVKSRLSDRSVSSQLDK